A window from Ramlibacter pinisoli encodes these proteins:
- a CDS encoding rolling circle replication-associated protein: MPAASCDLQVRLGGGAAEARRDPHYHLAIWLPVRLQLPKFDGRGWWPHGMTQTVIGRAPVGYLMKYLSKTGPLQAFPKGARIHGYGGLTTQARSVCTWLNWPQWCKQRFGVGQLCSVAGRRVVRETGEVLEPMYTRVVVPAGMRLYPNGPLPDRWADGPYSLLEIGNCVQ; this comes from the coding sequence GTGCCAGCGGCAAGCTGTGATCTTCAAGTACGTCTGGGTGGCGGAGCTGCAGAAGCGCGGCGCGATCCCCATTACCACCTTGCGATCTGGCTCCCTGTCCGCCTCCAGCTGCCGAAGTTCGACGGGCGCGGCTGGTGGCCGCACGGCATGACTCAAACGGTCATCGGGCGTGCTCCGGTGGGCTACCTCATGAAATACCTGTCGAAAACCGGTCCGTTGCAGGCCTTTCCGAAAGGAGCGCGAATCCATGGCTATGGGGGACTCACAACGCAGGCCCGGTCGGTCTGCACCTGGCTCAATTGGCCCCAATGGTGTAAGCAGCGATTTGGAGTTGGCCAACTCTGCTCGGTCGCCGGTCGTCGTGTGGTGCGGGAGACAGGTGAAGTTCTCGAGCCCATGTACACGCGAGTTGTCGTCCCTGCCGGCATGCGCCTGTACCCCAATGGCCCTCTACCTGATCGATGGGCGGACGGGCCTTATTCGCTCCTTGAAATCGGCAATTGTGTTCAGTGA
- a CDS encoding cytochrome c oxidase subunit I: protein MATHIAHDESDFAPPAEVAEVELHHPKTFIGKYIWSQDAKVIAIQYAVTAMAIGLVALVFSWLMRLQLGFPGRFAFIDPGVYLQLVSMHGMIMVIYLLTALFLGGFGNYLIPLMVGARDMVFPYVNMVSYWLYLLAVLLLVASLFVPGGPTGAGWTLYPPQAILDGTPGARWGIILMLVSLGIFVIGFTMGGLNYVVTVLQARTRGMTLMRLPLTVWGIFMATILALLAFPALFVSAIMMLLDQALGTSFFMPALVSKGQQLSYSGGNPLLFQHLFWFFGHPEVYIVALPAFGIVSDLISTHARKNIFGYRMMVWAILIIGGLSFVVWAHHMYVSGMNPYFGFFFATTTLVIAVPTAIKVYNWVLTLWRGNIRLTVPMLFAIAFIFTFVNGGLTGLFLGNVVVDLPLSDTMFVVAHFHMVMGIAPILVVFGAIYHWYPKVTGRMLDDTLGKLHFWVTFIGTYTIFYPMHYLGFLGVPRRYYAITGTNFIPDSAHALNAGISIAAFVVGAAQMVFLYNLIASYFRGRPAGGNPWEATTLEWQTPQTPPKHGNFGKELPVVYRWAYDYGVPGLQTDYIPQNVPPAQVAAEAWAGRAQPAGGE from the coding sequence ATGGCCACGCACATTGCACACGACGAATCGGACTTCGCGCCGCCGGCGGAGGTCGCCGAGGTCGAGCTGCACCACCCGAAGACGTTCATCGGCAAGTACATCTGGAGCCAGGACGCCAAGGTGATCGCGATCCAGTACGCGGTGACGGCGATGGCGATCGGGCTGGTGGCGCTGGTGTTCTCGTGGCTGATGCGGCTGCAGCTCGGGTTCCCGGGCCGCTTCGCCTTCATCGATCCCGGCGTCTACCTGCAGCTGGTGAGCATGCACGGGATGATCATGGTGATCTACCTGCTGACGGCCCTGTTCCTCGGCGGCTTCGGCAACTACCTGATCCCGCTGATGGTCGGGGCCCGCGACATGGTGTTCCCGTACGTGAACATGGTCAGCTACTGGCTCTACCTGCTCGCGGTGCTGCTGCTGGTCGCCAGCCTGTTCGTGCCGGGCGGGCCCACGGGCGCCGGCTGGACCCTGTACCCGCCGCAGGCGATCCTGGACGGCACGCCGGGCGCTCGCTGGGGGATCATCCTCATGCTGGTGTCGCTGGGCATCTTCGTCATCGGCTTCACCATGGGCGGCCTGAACTACGTGGTGACCGTGCTGCAGGCGCGCACGCGCGGCATGACGCTGATGCGCCTGCCGCTCACCGTGTGGGGCATCTTCATGGCCACCATCCTGGCGCTGCTGGCGTTCCCGGCCCTGTTCGTCAGCGCCATCATGATGCTGCTGGACCAGGCGCTGGGCACCAGCTTCTTCATGCCGGCCCTGGTGTCCAAGGGACAGCAGCTGAGCTATTCGGGCGGCAATCCGCTGCTGTTCCAGCACCTGTTCTGGTTCTTCGGCCACCCCGAGGTCTACATCGTGGCGCTGCCCGCCTTTGGCATCGTCTCGGACCTGATCAGCACCCATGCGCGCAAGAACATCTTCGGCTACCGCATGATGGTCTGGGCCATCCTGATCATCGGCGGCCTGAGCTTCGTCGTGTGGGCGCACCACATGTACGTCAGTGGCATGAACCCGTACTTCGGCTTCTTCTTCGCCACCACCACGCTGGTCATCGCGGTCCCCACCGCCATCAAGGTCTACAACTGGGTCCTGACGCTGTGGCGCGGCAACATCCGGCTGACGGTGCCGATGCTGTTCGCCATCGCGTTCATCTTCACCTTCGTCAACGGCGGCCTGACCGGCCTGTTCCTGGGCAACGTGGTGGTGGACCTGCCGCTGTCGGACACGATGTTCGTTGTCGCCCACTTCCACATGGTGATGGGGATCGCACCCATCCTGGTGGTGTTCGGCGCCATCTACCACTGGTACCCCAAGGTCACCGGCCGCATGCTGGACGACACGCTGGGCAAGCTGCACTTCTGGGTCACGTTCATCGGCACGTACACGATCTTCTACCCGATGCACTACCTGGGCTTTCTGGGTGTTCCGCGCCGCTACTACGCCATCACCGGCACCAACTTCATTCCCGACTCGGCCCATGCCCTGAACGCGGGGATCTCCATCGCCGCCTTCGTGGTCGGCGCGGCGCAGATGGTGTTCCTCTACAACCTCATCGCCAGCTACTTCCGCGGCCGGCCGGCCGGCGGCAACCCCTGGGAGGCCACCACGCTGGAGTGGCAGACGCCGCAGACGCCGCCCAAGCACGGGAATTTCGGCAAGGAGCTGCCGGTCGTCTATCGCTGGGCCTACGACTACGGCGTCCCGGGCCTGCAGACCGACTACATCCCGCAGAACGTCCCGCCCGCGCAGGTCGCGGCCGAAGCCTGGGCCGGGCGCGCGCAGCCGGCAGGAGGCGAGTGA
- a CDS encoding tyrosine-type recombinase/integrase: MKEDDSSRLFSVIAKRYVREVYPTKAVRTRKDNDKELAQLLRVFGHMPIDAVLPMHIRQYMDIRGEAAKVRANREKALFSHIFNKAREWGYTAAQNPCQGVKGFRETGRDRYVTDAEFAQVKALAHHTVADAMDLALLTGQRPADVLKLKRTDIRDGALWVVQNKTGARIGIEVTGELAATLERINLRPRRAISAYLIQDEVGQPLTQGSLRSRFDKARQAAGVSFQFRDLRAKAATDTGDLAHSQKLLAHRNRDMTEHYVRARLGERVKPLR, encoded by the coding sequence GTGAAAGAGGACGACTCCAGCCGCCTGTTCTCGGTTATTGCCAAGCGGTACGTTCGCGAGGTCTACCCAACCAAGGCCGTTCGCACGCGAAAGGACAACGACAAGGAACTGGCGCAGTTGCTGCGCGTGTTCGGCCACATGCCAATTGATGCCGTGCTGCCCATGCACATCCGCCAATACATGGACATTCGCGGTGAGGCCGCCAAGGTCCGGGCCAATCGGGAGAAGGCACTGTTCTCGCACATCTTCAACAAGGCCCGTGAATGGGGCTACACGGCGGCGCAGAACCCTTGCCAAGGCGTCAAGGGCTTCCGCGAGACAGGGCGCGACCGCTACGTGACCGATGCCGAGTTCGCCCAGGTCAAAGCGCTGGCTCACCACACGGTGGCGGATGCGATGGACCTCGCGCTGCTCACCGGCCAACGTCCCGCTGACGTACTTAAGCTGAAGCGCACTGACATTCGCGATGGAGCCCTTTGGGTGGTCCAAAACAAGACCGGCGCTCGCATTGGCATCGAGGTAACCGGCGAGTTGGCCGCCACGTTGGAGCGCATCAACCTGCGACCCCGCCGCGCAATCAGCGCGTACCTAATTCAGGACGAGGTCGGCCAGCCACTCACCCAAGGCTCCTTGCGCTCACGGTTCGACAAGGCAAGGCAAGCCGCGGGCGTCAGCTTCCAGTTCCGCGATCTGAGGGCCAAGGCTGCGACTGATACCGGTGACCTGGCGCACTCACAAAAGCTGCTCGCGCATCGAAACCGGGACATGACAGAGCACTACGTTCGCGCCCGGCTTGGCGAGCGCGTTAAGCCGCTTCGCTAG
- a CDS encoding cytochrome C oxidase subunit IV family protein — translation MADADLTHAPPTGEPPAPQAHGQQHPLGIYFKIWGLLFLLSLASYLVDYFHFQGLLRWTLIILFMLLKAGLIVSVFMHMLWERLALVYAILVPPLLLITLLGIGALEADYTFLTRGTFFAPVAEQPAATH, via the coding sequence ATGGCCGACGCCGACCTGACCCACGCGCCACCCACCGGCGAGCCGCCGGCGCCGCAGGCGCACGGGCAGCAGCACCCGCTGGGCATCTACTTCAAGATCTGGGGCCTGTTGTTCCTGCTCAGCCTGGCGTCCTACCTGGTCGACTACTTCCACTTCCAGGGCCTGCTGCGATGGACGCTGATCATCCTGTTCATGCTGCTGAAGGCCGGCCTGATCGTGTCGGTCTTCATGCACATGCTGTGGGAGCGGCTGGCCCTGGTCTACGCCATCCTGGTGCCGCCGCTCCTGTTGATCACGCTGCTGGGGATCGGCGCGCTCGAGGCCGACTACACGTTCCTGACCCGGGGCACGTTCTTTGCCCCCGTGGCGGAGCAGCCCGCAGCGACGCATTGA
- a CDS encoding DUF4224 domain-containing protein, with amino-acid sequence MGYAGTTPFLLTPEEVQDITGFKLSRLQVDWLSRRGWRFEVNAIGRPVVARKYAEKMLGCADEEAVVLRPNFGALRAA; translated from the coding sequence ATGGGTTACGCCGGAACCACCCCCTTCCTCCTGACGCCTGAAGAGGTGCAGGACATCACAGGCTTCAAGCTAAGCCGTCTTCAAGTTGACTGGCTCAGTCGCCGGGGCTGGCGGTTTGAGGTCAATGCTATCGGCCGCCCCGTGGTGGCCCGCAAGTACGCCGAGAAGATGCTCGGCTGCGCTGATGAGGAGGCAGTAGTCCTGCGCCCCAATTTCGGCGCTCTGAGGGCCGCCTGA
- a CDS encoding response regulator: protein MANILVVDDELGIRDLLSEILNDEGHNVELAQNAAQARTARAKARPDLVLLDIWMPDTDGVTLLKEWSSAGLLTMPVIMMSGHATIETAVEATKIGAQSFLEKPITLQKLLKAVEAGLQRESAPTPPAALVGQRKPLPGYLMPSVPVMTELTVEAAMTGGQTLPAPVEMGPQARQTFELDKPLRDARDEFEKSYFEFHLAKEGGSMTRVAEKTGLERTHLYRKLKQLGVDLSRGKRTPG, encoded by the coding sequence ATGGCAAACATCCTCGTGGTCGACGACGAACTGGGCATCCGGGACCTGCTCTCGGAAATCCTCAACGACGAAGGCCACAACGTCGAGCTGGCGCAGAACGCCGCCCAGGCCCGCACCGCCCGCGCGAAAGCGCGACCCGACCTCGTGCTGCTGGACATCTGGATGCCCGACACCGACGGCGTGACGCTGCTCAAGGAGTGGTCGAGCGCCGGCCTGCTGACCATGCCGGTCATCATGATGAGCGGCCATGCCACCATCGAGACTGCCGTCGAGGCCACCAAGATCGGCGCGCAGTCGTTCCTCGAGAAGCCGATCACGCTGCAGAAGCTGCTCAAGGCCGTGGAGGCCGGCCTGCAGCGCGAGTCGGCTCCCACCCCGCCGGCCGCCCTGGTCGGCCAGCGCAAGCCCCTTCCCGGCTACCTGATGCCCAGCGTGCCGGTGATGACCGAACTCACCGTCGAAGCCGCCATGACCGGCGGCCAGACCCTGCCGGCGCCGGTGGAGATGGGACCGCAGGCGCGCCAGACCTTCGAGCTGGACAAGCCGCTGCGCGATGCGCGCGACGAATTCGAGAAGAGCTACTTCGAGTTCCACCTCGCCAAGGAAGGCGGCTCGATGACCCGCGTGGCCGAGAAGACCGGCCTGGAGCGCACCCACCTGTACCGCAAGCTCAAGCAGCTCGGTGTGGACCTTTCGCGCGGCAAGCGCACACCCGGCTAG
- a CDS encoding cytochrome c oxidase subunit 3, whose protein sequence is MTIGLVSLSLLMAVIVGWLFRQTIHVQPWQAQALVPEAAGDAVPPSAIRTALWVFLAVATSLFALFASAYAMRLGALADWSPLPRPRLLVLNTALLVGASLAMEWTVHAARRADLGDVQRRLLVSGLLTLGFLLGQLVVWKQLNDAGFFLTSSAAAAFFYLLTAAHGLHVLGGLVAWGRAAMRAWRGADPAALRLLVGLCATYWHYLLVVWVVLYALLVSNELGLAICTSEPL, encoded by the coding sequence ATGACCATCGGCCTGGTGTCCCTGTCGCTGCTGATGGCCGTCATCGTGGGGTGGCTGTTCCGGCAGACCATCCACGTGCAGCCGTGGCAGGCGCAGGCCCTGGTGCCCGAGGCTGCCGGCGACGCGGTGCCGCCGTCGGCGATCCGCACGGCACTGTGGGTCTTCCTCGCCGTCGCGACCTCGCTGTTCGCGCTGTTTGCCAGCGCCTATGCGATGCGCCTGGGCGCGCTGGCGGACTGGAGCCCGCTGCCGCGGCCGCGGCTTCTCGTCCTGAACACCGCGCTGCTGGTCGGCGCGAGCCTGGCCATGGAATGGACGGTCCATGCCGCACGGCGCGCCGACCTCGGCGACGTGCAGCGGCGCCTGCTGGTCAGCGGCCTGCTGACACTGGGCTTTTTGCTGGGGCAGCTGGTGGTCTGGAAGCAGCTGAACGACGCCGGGTTCTTCCTCACCAGCAGTGCCGCAGCCGCCTTCTTCTACCTGCTCACGGCGGCGCACGGCCTGCACGTGCTCGGCGGCCTGGTGGCCTGGGGCCGTGCGGCGATGAGGGCTTGGCGTGGCGCGGACCCGGCTGCCCTCCGGCTGCTCGTCGGGTTGTGCGCGACCTACTGGCACTACCTCCTGGTCGTCTGGGTGGTGCTGTATGCGCTGCTCGTGTCCAACGAACTCGGGCTGGCGATCTGCACATCGGAGCCTCTCTGA
- a CDS encoding acyltransferase family protein, giving the protein MQNKKAPGPHGYRPDIDGLRALAVLAVVVYHAFPQWLPGGFTGVDVFFVISGYLITGIVLGELALDRFSLTDFYARRVRRIFPPLLLVLVACWASGWFVLLPDEYSHLGRYVQGGAAFVANFTAMKEAGYFDSAIEMKPLLHLWSLAVEEQFYLVWPLLLWFAARRRMALVVAIAVLGACSFAVALVADQEGSARYFSTQARGWQLLCGALLAMVAGQPAPSWARAIGVRLPTFAKARANVAATVGLALVAAGVISLNKVSAVPAPGGLLPVVGTSLMIYAGSRAWVNRRILSHAWLVALGLASYSLYLWHWPLLSLLHIAEGREPSAWIRAAAVGVAVLLAAGTYQFVELPLRRHHRPRAAALVLLPAMAIVCTVGWLTARYDGFEFRKQALHDALGDLKTPRVVDDIYCRAAHPYARSGCYDSPNRHAATLFMVGDSHMDALAVGFRRMAEADELPFNLTTIGQGGCGPLLDVEAYWPGTGASQHCRDIVTPALQEALARADVRWVMLVGRHALWTEGTGFGNAERTWIENRWRHSYADEEGTSAQAFERGLNRTLDELERAGKRVVFVHQVPEFGFQPRSCLTGFRQFTPKPCDISRAEVEFRQKSYRDVVSRVLATRPAVIEFDPLPRFCDSVRCSPFDADGKPLYLDDDHLNWRGAEAVARELMGRIGNLGTR; this is encoded by the coding sequence TTGCAAAACAAGAAAGCACCGGGCCCTCACGGGTATCGGCCCGACATCGACGGGCTGCGGGCGCTGGCTGTCCTAGCCGTCGTTGTTTACCACGCGTTTCCGCAGTGGCTGCCCGGTGGCTTCACCGGCGTCGATGTCTTCTTCGTCATCTCGGGATACCTGATCACTGGCATCGTCCTCGGCGAGCTCGCGCTGGATCGATTCAGTCTCACGGATTTCTATGCTCGCCGGGTCCGGCGCATTTTCCCTCCGCTCCTGCTGGTGCTGGTGGCGTGCTGGGCGAGTGGCTGGTTCGTGCTATTGCCAGATGAATATTCGCATCTCGGGCGATACGTGCAGGGTGGTGCGGCGTTCGTCGCGAACTTCACTGCCATGAAGGAAGCCGGCTACTTCGATTCGGCAATCGAGATGAAGCCTTTGCTGCACCTGTGGAGCCTGGCAGTCGAGGAGCAGTTCTACTTGGTGTGGCCGCTGCTCCTCTGGTTCGCGGCACGCCGCCGGATGGCGCTGGTTGTGGCCATTGCGGTGCTGGGCGCCTGCTCCTTCGCGGTGGCTCTCGTGGCCGACCAGGAGGGCAGCGCGCGCTATTTTTCGACGCAAGCCAGGGGCTGGCAGTTGCTATGCGGTGCCTTGCTGGCCATGGTGGCCGGGCAGCCGGCGCCAAGCTGGGCGCGCGCGATCGGTGTTCGACTCCCGACGTTCGCGAAGGCTCGTGCAAACGTCGCAGCCACGGTTGGCTTGGCTCTCGTCGCCGCCGGCGTCATCTCGCTAAACAAGGTTTCCGCTGTGCCGGCGCCGGGCGGCCTGCTGCCGGTGGTTGGTACCAGCCTAATGATCTATGCCGGCTCCCGAGCTTGGGTCAATCGCCGCATCCTGTCGCACGCCTGGTTGGTCGCGCTGGGCCTTGCCAGTTATTCGCTCTACCTGTGGCATTGGCCGTTGCTGTCGCTCCTGCACATCGCAGAAGGGCGCGAGCCCTCCGCGTGGATTCGCGCGGCAGCGGTAGGCGTTGCCGTGCTGCTGGCCGCCGGCACTTACCAGTTTGTCGAGTTACCTCTGAGGCGGCACCACCGGCCCCGCGCCGCCGCCCTCGTGCTGCTACCAGCGATGGCCATAGTCTGCACGGTGGGCTGGCTCACCGCACGCTACGACGGCTTTGAGTTCCGTAAGCAGGCACTGCACGACGCGTTGGGCGACCTGAAGACGCCCCGTGTCGTCGACGATATATATTGCCGCGCCGCCCACCCCTACGCGCGCTCGGGGTGCTACGACTCCCCCAATCGGCACGCGGCGACGCTGTTCATGGTGGGCGACAGCCACATGGACGCCCTGGCGGTTGGTTTTCGCCGGATGGCCGAAGCGGATGAACTTCCGTTCAATCTGACGACCATCGGGCAGGGGGGATGCGGCCCTCTCCTCGACGTGGAAGCGTATTGGCCAGGGACAGGTGCGTCCCAGCATTGCCGGGACATCGTCACGCCGGCTCTGCAGGAAGCACTGGCGCGTGCCGACGTTCGATGGGTCATGCTGGTCGGCCGCCATGCCCTGTGGACGGAGGGCACGGGATTCGGCAACGCCGAGCGCACCTGGATCGAGAATCGCTGGCGGCATAGTTATGCCGATGAGGAAGGGACGTCCGCGCAGGCCTTCGAGCGGGGACTGAACCGCACGTTGGATGAACTGGAGCGGGCCGGCAAGCGCGTCGTGTTCGTGCACCAGGTGCCAGAGTTCGGATTCCAGCCGCGTAGTTGTTTGACGGGCTTTAGGCAGTTCACTCCCAAGCCTTGCGACATCAGCCGCGCCGAGGTCGAATTCCGGCAAAAGAGCTACCGGGACGTCGTCAGCCGGGTGCTTGCCACGCGCCCAGCAGTTATCGAATTCGATCCGCTGCCCCGGTTCTGCGATTCGGTGCGATGTTCGCCCTTTGATGCAGATGGCAAACCCTTGTACCTTGACGATGACCACCTGAACTGGCGGGGTGCCGAAGCTGTTGCAAGAGAGCTGATGGGGCGGATTGGTAACCTAGGAACGAGGTAG
- a CDS encoding c-type cytochrome, with translation MGIAIVLILLALGSVLFHFLSPWYFTPIASNWHAIDTTISITFWVTGIVFVAVAGFMAWALIRYRHRPGGRASYQPENKRLEGWLMVVTTVGVAAMLAPGLLVWAQVIEVPHEAMVVEVVAQQWNWSYRLPGKDGKLGTVHPRFVSDANPFGINPADPHGQDDVLAQTPELRLPVGKPVKLLLRSKDVLHDFAVAQLRVKMDMVPGLVTYSWFTPTRTGSFDLLCEELCGVGHFSMRGRIVVDEPGAYQAWLERLPTFAQAASRAPGNAVAGKALYATCAACHGAGGEGNLAMNAPKLGGQGAWYLERQLRQFKLGARGTHDKDVFGKMMAPMAATLADDTAIADVVAYIGTLPDARVAATIKGDVDTGRRRYATCAACHGAEGQGVAATQAPRLQGMSDWYMARQLKNFREGVRGAHPQDVYGAQMALVAGMLADDAAAGDVLAYINTR, from the coding sequence ATGGGCATCGCGATTGTCCTGATCCTCCTGGCACTCGGCTCGGTCCTCTTCCACTTCCTGAGTCCCTGGTACTTCACGCCAATCGCTTCCAACTGGCATGCCATCGACACCACGATCTCCATCACCTTCTGGGTGACCGGGATCGTGTTCGTCGCCGTCGCCGGGTTCATGGCCTGGGCGCTGATCCGCTACCGCCACCGCCCGGGCGGGCGTGCCAGCTACCAGCCCGAGAACAAGCGGCTCGAGGGATGGCTGATGGTCGTGACCACCGTCGGCGTGGCCGCCATGCTGGCCCCGGGCCTGCTGGTCTGGGCCCAGGTCATCGAGGTGCCGCACGAAGCCATGGTGGTGGAGGTCGTGGCCCAGCAGTGGAACTGGAGCTACCGCCTGCCCGGCAAGGACGGCAAGCTGGGAACGGTCCATCCCCGTTTCGTGAGCGACGCCAACCCGTTCGGAATCAACCCGGCCGATCCCCACGGGCAGGACGACGTGCTGGCGCAGACCCCCGAGCTGCGCCTGCCGGTGGGCAAGCCGGTCAAGCTGTTGCTGCGCTCCAAGGACGTGCTGCACGACTTCGCCGTGGCCCAGCTGCGCGTCAAGATGGACATGGTGCCGGGCCTGGTGACGTACTCCTGGTTCACGCCCACGCGCACCGGATCGTTCGACCTGCTCTGCGAGGAGCTGTGCGGCGTCGGCCACTTCTCGATGCGCGGCCGGATCGTGGTCGACGAGCCCGGCGCCTACCAGGCCTGGCTCGAGCGCCTGCCCACCTTCGCCCAGGCGGCCAGCCGGGCACCGGGCAATGCCGTGGCCGGCAAGGCCCTGTACGCGACCTGCGCCGCCTGCCATGGCGCCGGCGGCGAGGGCAACCTGGCCATGAATGCGCCCAAGCTGGGTGGCCAGGGCGCTTGGTACCTGGAGCGGCAACTCAGGCAGTTCAAGCTGGGCGCCCGCGGCACGCACGACAAGGACGTGTTCGGCAAGATGATGGCGCCGATGGCGGCCACGCTCGCGGACGACACCGCCATCGCCGACGTCGTGGCCTACATCGGGACCCTGCCCGACGCGCGGGTGGCCGCGACGATCAAGGGCGACGTGGACACCGGCCGCCGGCGCTACGCCACCTGCGCGGCCTGCCACGGTGCCGAGGGCCAGGGCGTGGCGGCGACCCAGGCACCCCGGTTGCAGGGGATGAGCGACTGGTACATGGCCCGGCAGCTGAAGAACTTCCGCGAGGGGGTTCGCGGCGCGCATCCGCAGGACGTGTACGGCGCGCAGATGGCGCTGGTCGCCGGGATGCTGGCCGACGATGCAGCGGCCGGCGACGTGCTGGCCTACATCAACACACGGTGA
- a CDS encoding heme-copper oxidase subunit III family protein, with product MKMHEANGVTDLMPPGGWRSAVADVSSDQRVFKDVPWGKPMMWIFLLSDTFIFGSFLISYMAVRISTTVPWPNPSEVFSLTMFGRDVPLLLIAIMTFVLISSSGTMALAVNYGYRRDRRVTAGLLLATAALGATFVGMQAFEWSKLIHEGVRPWGNPWGAAQFGSSFFMITGFHGTHVSIGVIFLVIVAVKVLRGDLDRQRPGFLTGRRGNYEIVEILGLYWHFVDLVWVFIFAFFYLW from the coding sequence ATGAAGATGCACGAAGCCAACGGCGTGACCGACCTGATGCCTCCCGGCGGCTGGCGCAGCGCGGTCGCGGACGTGTCCTCGGACCAGCGGGTGTTCAAGGACGTGCCGTGGGGCAAGCCGATGATGTGGATCTTCCTGCTCAGCGACACCTTCATCTTCGGCAGCTTCCTGATCTCGTACATGGCGGTCCGCATCTCGACCACCGTGCCCTGGCCCAATCCGAGCGAGGTGTTCTCGCTGACCATGTTCGGGCGGGATGTGCCGCTGCTGCTGATCGCGATCATGACCTTCGTGCTGATCAGCAGCAGCGGGACCATGGCCCTGGCGGTGAACTACGGCTACCGGCGCGACCGCCGAGTCACCGCCGGCCTGCTGCTGGCCACGGCCGCCCTGGGCGCCACCTTCGTCGGCATGCAGGCGTTCGAGTGGTCCAAGCTGATCCACGAGGGTGTTCGCCCCTGGGGCAATCCGTGGGGCGCGGCCCAGTTCGGCTCCTCGTTCTTCATGATCACCGGCTTCCACGGCACCCACGTCAGCATCGGCGTGATCTTCCTGGTGATCGTGGCGGTGAAGGTGCTGCGCGGCGATCTCGACCGGCAGCGGCCCGGGTTCCTGACCGGCCGGCGGGGCAACTACGAAATCGTCGAGATCCTGGGCCTGTACTGGCACTTCGTGGACCTGGTGTGGGTCTTCATCTTCGCGTTCTTCTATCTCTGGTAA